One part of the Paracoccus sp. MBLB3053 genome encodes these proteins:
- the fdxA gene encoding ferredoxin FdxA: MTYVVTDNCIMCKYTDCVEVCPVDCFYEGENTLVIHPDECIDCGVCEPECPADAIRPDTEPDMEKWVEFNRKYSELWPVITRKKDPMPGYAEMDGQSGKLDKYFSEAPGEGD; encoded by the coding sequence ATGACCTACGTCGTCACCGATAACTGCATCATGTGCAAATACACCGACTGCGTTGAGGTGTGCCCCGTGGACTGTTTCTACGAGGGTGAGAATACGCTTGTCATTCATCCCGACGAATGCATCGATTGCGGCGTCTGCGAACCCGAATGCCCTGCAGACGCGATCCGGCCCGACACCGAGCCGGACATGGAGAAATGGGTCGAGTTCAACCGGAAATATTCCGAGCTCTGGCCCGTGATCACCCGCAAGAAAGATCCGATGCCCGGTTATGCCGAGATGGACGGCCAATCGGGCAAGCTTGACAAGTACTTCTCGGAAGCGCCGGGCGAGGGCGATTGA
- a CDS encoding alpha/beta fold hydrolase — protein MTPAPFNTLLQDPPPKADAFWMRAEDGVRLRAAHWAGDRSTGTVLLFPGRTEYLEKYNSLALDLNAAGLDVLSLDWRGQGLSDRLLSDPRPGHVAGFADYRRDVVELVVTADELDLPRPWHLLAHSMGGAIGLAALDAGLPVQSAVFSAPMWGLDLSRPVRLLAHLITGAAERLGLGHYPAWGSGGYEPFVLNQPFRGNLLTTDGARWGRLIAELASWPEIGIGGVSNHWLREALAECRRLGALSAPAQPTLVALGSEERIVSPDAIRSRLDSWPQAKLMLLPGARHEPLMERESIREPLVEAVIAHFLAPREAV, from the coding sequence ATGACGCCCGCACCATTCAATACCCTCTTGCAAGATCCCCCACCCAAGGCAGATGCCTTCTGGATGCGGGCCGAGGACGGGGTAAGGTTGCGGGCGGCACATTGGGCCGGGGACCGGTCAACAGGCACCGTCCTGCTGTTTCCCGGCCGCACTGAATATCTCGAAAAATACAACTCTCTCGCCCTTGATCTGAACGCCGCCGGGCTTGATGTCCTATCGCTCGACTGGCGCGGTCAGGGACTTTCCGATCGTCTGCTGTCCGATCCCCGGCCGGGTCATGTCGCCGGATTTGCAGATTACCGGCGTGATGTCGTGGAACTTGTCGTGACGGCGGATGAGCTTGATCTGCCTCGTCCGTGGCATCTTCTGGCCCATTCGATGGGGGGCGCAATCGGCCTTGCCGCGCTTGATGCCGGTCTTCCTGTCCAGAGCGCCGTCTTTTCGGCTCCGATGTGGGGGCTCGATCTTTCGCGTCCGGTTCGACTTCTCGCCCACCTGATCACGGGGGCGGCCGAGCGGCTCGGACTGGGCCATTATCCCGCATGGGGGTCTGGCGGCTATGAGCCCTTTGTCCTGAACCAACCTTTCCGCGGGAACCTTCTAACCACGGATGGGGCGCGCTGGGGACGATTGATCGCCGAGCTTGCAAGCTGGCCGGAAATCGGGATCGGCGGCGTTAGCAACCACTGGCTGCGGGAAGCCCTGGCCGAATGCCGTAGGCTTGGCGCGCTTTCCGCACCTGCGCAGCCGACGCTGGTCGCGCTTGGCAGCGAAGAGCGGATCGTGTCACCGGATGCGATCCGCTCGCGGCTCGATAGCTGGCCACAGGCAAAGCTCATGCTCCTGCCCGGCGCGCGCCACGAGCCGCTGATGGAGCGTGAAAGCATCCGCGAGCCGCTGGTTGAAGCAGTCATCGCCCATTTCCTGGCGCCACGGGAAGCCGTCTGA
- a CDS encoding CarD family transcriptional regulator: MSKAKKTEFRPDDFVVYPTHGVGRIVSIEEQEVAGLRLEMFVISFDKDKMTLRVPTARASEIGMRGLSSPDLVERALDTLKGKARVKRTMWSRRAQEYEQKINSGDLMSIAEVVRDLHRQDDQREQSYSERQLYEAALDRLTREVAAVGGMDEAGAQKKVDAVLLTRAA; this comes from the coding sequence ATGTCGAAAGCCAAGAAGACCGAATTCCGCCCCGATGATTTCGTGGTGTATCCGACCCATGGCGTGGGTCGTATCGTTTCGATCGAAGAGCAAGAGGTCGCGGGCCTGCGCCTCGAGATGTTCGTCATTTCGTTCGACAAGGACAAGATGACCCTGCGTGTCCCGACGGCGCGCGCCTCCGAAATCGGCATGCGTGGACTGTCGAGCCCCGACCTGGTCGAGCGGGCTCTGGACACGCTGAAGGGCAAGGCTCGCGTCAAGCGCACCATGTGGTCGCGCCGCGCCCAGGAATACGAACAGAAGATCAATTCGGGAGATCTGATGTCGATTGCCGAGGTGGTCCGCGATCTGCACCGTCAGGACGATCAGCGCGAGCAATCCTATTCCGAGCGTCAGCTTTATGAGGCTGCCCTTGACCGTCTGACCCGCGAAGTCGCCGCCGTCGGCGGCATGGACGAGGCGGGCGCGCAGAAGAAGGTCGATGCCGTCTTGCTGACCCGCGCGGCCTGA
- a CDS encoding GntR family transcriptional regulator, translating to MSISPSRTSETSAHERLYRSLRGRIMLGELPPGLPLTLRGIAAEHRVSITPAREAVRRLVAEGALTLSSSGRITTPELSVDRIEELAALRALIEPELATRALPRAHQALIDRLALINSAIGEAAEAHDAVGYIRTNLEFHRTLYLRAQAPAMLAILETVWLQLGPTMRALYGRVKRQEPPRHHRMILASLRAGDEPGLRLAVRADVTHGLRHLSQG from the coding sequence ATGAGTATCTCGCCCTCCAGAACCTCCGAAACTTCCGCCCATGAACGGCTTTACCGCAGCCTCCGTGGCAGGATCATGCTGGGGGAATTGCCGCCGGGACTGCCGCTGACCCTGCGCGGCATCGCGGCCGAGCATCGCGTGTCGATCACCCCGGCGCGAGAGGCCGTCCGGCGGCTTGTGGCGGAGGGTGCGCTGACCCTGTCGTCATCGGGGCGCATCACCACGCCCGAGCTATCGGTTGATCGTATCGAGGAACTCGCCGCCCTGCGTGCCCTGATCGAGCCGGAACTGGCGACGCGTGCCTTGCCGCGCGCGCATCAGGCGCTGATCGATCGTCTTGCGCTCATCAATTCGGCGATCGGCGAGGCGGCCGAGGCGCATGATGCGGTGGGCTATATCCGCACCAACCTGGAATTTCATCGCACGCTCTACCTGCGTGCCCAGGCGCCAGCGATGCTGGCGATCCTGGAAACCGTCTGGCTGCAATTGGGGCCGACGATGCGCGCGCTTTATGGCCGCGTAAAGCGGCAGGAGCCGCCGCGCCACCACCGCATGATCCTGGCCTCGCTCAGGGCGGGGGATGAGCCTGGCTTGCGTCTCGCGGTAAGGGCGGACGTCACTCATGGCCTGCGGCATCTGTCCCAAGGCTGA
- a CDS encoding M48 family metallopeptidase, translating to MPSGDEQILVGGDIPVVLRRSARARRMTLRVTRAEGQVVLTLPMLASLTEGRAFAESRAEWLRRVRAGMPPAAIVAAGARIPIEGELFEIEPASTRTVRIEGDRLLVPRGRPVGTVVASFLKHLAHGRLIASCDRHAEGLGRKFRAISLRDTRSRWGSCTADGRLMFSWRLAMAPHEVLDYVAAHEIAHLAYMDHSAAFWATTERLYPGYREQRNWLKQNGHELLAWRFTE from the coding sequence ATGCCGTCGGGTGATGAACAGATCTTGGTCGGGGGAGACATCCCCGTTGTGTTGCGCCGATCGGCGCGCGCAAGGCGGATGACCCTTCGCGTGACCCGGGCCGAGGGGCAGGTCGTTCTCACGCTGCCGATGCTTGCGAGCCTGACCGAAGGTCGGGCCTTTGCCGAGTCGCGCGCCGAGTGGTTGCGCCGTGTCCGCGCCGGGATGCCCCCTGCGGCGATCGTTGCAGCGGGGGCCCGAATTCCCATCGAAGGAGAATTGTTCGAGATCGAGCCCGCCTCGACCAGGACAGTCCGGATCGAGGGTGACAGGCTGCTGGTTCCGAGGGGCCGGCCGGTGGGCACTGTCGTGGCTAGCTTTCTGAAGCATCTGGCCCATGGCCGGCTGATCGCGTCATGTGATCGCCATGCCGAAGGGCTGGGAAGGAAGTTTCGCGCGATCAGTCTCAGGGATACCCGCTCTCGCTGGGGAAGCTGCACGGCGGATGGCAGGCTGATGTTTTCCTGGCGACTGGCAATGGCCCCACATGAGGTGCTTGACTATGTCGCCGCGCACGAGATCGCGCATCTGGCCTATATGGACCATTCCGCCGCCTTCTGGGCGACGACCGAACGGCTTTACCCCGGCTATCGCGAGCAGCGGAACTGGTTGAAACAGAATGGCCATGAATTGCTTGCATGGCGTTTCACGGAATGA
- a CDS encoding M3 family oligoendopeptidase codes for MTKLATIRFPSPLAGRIVPRDENALPVAAETADLGALPEWDLTDLYPAPESAELTDDIATLRKECCQFSRDYEGRLASLDGAKMLECIERYQNIDILAGRIMSYAGLRYYQNTMDGVRAKQMGDLQDQITEHTTKLVFFSLEFNRIPDARYEEVFAEDGGPARYKPVFDRMRAMRPYQLSDELERFLHDNSVVGAAAWNRLFDETTAGLTFNVDGEELGIEATLNLLTDHDRARREAGAMALAEVFGKNIKLFARIHNTLAKEKAIEDKWRKMPTPQTARHLSNHVEPEVVEALRNAVTAAYPRLSHRYYRLKAKWLGLDKLQVWDRNAPLPTESPRLIDWPEARATVIDAYAGFSPKLAELAEPFFDKGWIDAGVKPGKAPGAFAHPTVTTVHPYVLLNYLGKPRDVMTLAHELGHGVHQRLAAGQGELLASTPLTLAETASVFGEMLTFRALLAKTTEPAQRKALLAGKVEDMINTVVRQIAFYDFECKLHAARAQGELTPEDINALWMSVQGESLGDAFEFMPGYETFWTYVPHFVHSPFYVYAYAFGDGLVNALYAAYEEGLPDFQEKYFAMLSAGGSQHHKELLAPFGLDASDPAFWDKGLSMIEGLIDELEAMEE; via the coding sequence ATGACGAAGCTTGCCACGATTCGCTTCCCCTCCCCTCTTGCGGGTCGCATTGTTCCCCGGGATGAAAACGCCCTTCCCGTCGCGGCAGAGACCGCAGATCTGGGCGCGCTTCCGGAATGGGACCTGACCGATCTCTACCCGGCGCCCGAATCGGCCGAGTTGACCGACGACATCGCCACGCTGCGCAAGGAATGCTGCCAGTTCTCGCGGGACTATGAAGGGCGCCTGGCCTCACTCGACGGAGCGAAGATGCTCGAATGCATCGAACGCTACCAGAATATCGACATTCTCGCCGGGCGGATCATGTCCTATGCGGGTCTCCGCTACTATCAGAACACGATGGATGGCGTACGCGCCAAGCAGATGGGCGATCTGCAGGACCAGATCACCGAGCATACGACGAAGCTCGTCTTTTTCAGCCTCGAATTCAACCGCATCCCCGACGCCCGCTACGAAGAGGTCTTCGCCGAGGATGGTGGCCCCGCGCGCTACAAGCCGGTCTTCGACCGGATGCGCGCGATGCGCCCCTATCAGCTTTCGGACGAGCTCGAACGGTTCCTGCACGACAATTCGGTCGTCGGCGCCGCGGCCTGGAACCGCCTCTTCGACGAAACCACTGCCGGCCTGACCTTCAACGTCGACGGCGAGGAACTGGGCATCGAAGCCACCCTGAACCTTCTGACCGACCATGACCGCGCCAGGCGCGAGGCCGGCGCAATGGCGCTGGCCGAGGTCTTTGGAAAGAACATCAAGCTGTTCGCTCGCATCCACAACACACTCGCCAAGGAAAAGGCGATCGAGGACAAGTGGCGCAAGATGCCGACGCCGCAGACCGCGCGGCACCTTTCGAACCATGTCGAACCCGAGGTGGTCGAGGCGCTGCGCAATGCCGTGACCGCTGCCTATCCACGTCTCTCGCATCGCTACTACCGGCTGAAGGCGAAATGGCTGGGTCTCGACAAGCTGCAGGTCTGGGATCGGAACGCGCCCCTGCCGACCGAAAGCCCGCGCCTGATCGACTGGCCCGAAGCGCGCGCGACCGTGATCGACGCCTATGCCGGCTTTTCGCCGAAGCTCGCCGAACTGGCCGAGCCCTTCTTCGACAAGGGCTGGATCGATGCAGGCGTGAAGCCGGGCAAGGCGCCGGGCGCCTTCGCGCATCCGACCGTGACGACCGTGCACCCCTATGTGCTGCTGAACTATCTCGGCAAGCCGCGCGACGTGATGACGCTTGCCCATGAACTTGGCCACGGCGTCCACCAGCGCCTTGCCGCTGGTCAGGGCGAATTGCTGGCCTCGACGCCTCTGACGCTGGCCGAGACGGCTTCGGTCTTTGGCGAGATGCTGACTTTCCGCGCGCTGCTCGCCAAGACGACCGAACCGGCCCAGCGCAAGGCGTTGCTGGCGGGCAAGGTCGAGGACATGATCAACACGGTCGTCCGCCAGATCGCGTTCTATGACTTCGAATGCAAGCTGCATGCCGCGCGTGCCCAGGGCGAACTGACGCCCGAGGACATCAACGCGCTCTGGATGTCAGTGCAGGGCGAAAGCCTTGGCGACGCCTTCGAGTTCATGCCGGGATATGAGACGTTCTGGACCTATGTGCCGCATTTCGTCCACTCGCCCTTCTATGTCTATGCCTATGCATTCGGCGACGGGCTCGTGAACGCGCTTTATGCGGCCTACGAAGAGGGCCTGCCCGACTTCCAGGAAAAATACTTCGCCATGCTTTCGGCGGGGGGGTCGCAGCACCACAAGGAACTGCTTGCGCCCTTCGGGCTTGACGCTTCCGACCCGGCCTTCTGGGACAAGGGCCTGTCGATGATCGAAGGCCTCATCGACGAACTGGAGGCGATGGAGGAATGA
- a CDS encoding TIGR02300 family protein translates to MPKEEWGTKRLCPHCATRFYDLNNDPMTCPACGNVITLESLTNGRSRSLISEKSAAQRSNQNDLVDDEDLDDDADTGDLDDDLLDDDDDDGDVSLDDIADVADNDEE, encoded by the coding sequence ATGCCCAAAGAGGAATGGGGCACGAAGCGCCTGTGCCCCCACTGTGCGACCCGCTTTTACGATCTGAACAACGACCCGATGACCTGCCCGGCCTGCGGCAATGTCATCACTCTGGAAAGCCTGACCAATGGTCGCTCGCGTTCGCTGATCTCGGAAAAGAGCGCCGCCCAACGCAGCAACCAGAATGACCTGGTGGATGACGAGGATCTCGATGACGACGCCGATACCGGCGATCTCGACGACGATCTGCTGGACGATGACGACGATGACGGTGATGTTTCGCTGGACGACATCGCCGACGTGGCGGACAACGACGAAGAGTAA
- a CDS encoding RNA-binding S4 domain-containing protein, producing the protein MSELKDAATLRLDRWLHHARLFKTRTLAAEAVGRGGVRLNGKPCSKPAQIVRHGDTITVAAHGRVRSLKVLMLGERRGPASEAATLYEEIE; encoded by the coding sequence GTGAGTGAACTCAAGGATGCAGCCACCCTTCGCCTTGATCGGTGGCTGCATCACGCCCGTCTGTTCAAGACCCGGACGCTGGCCGCCGAGGCGGTCGGCAGAGGCGGGGTGCGTCTGAATGGGAAACCCTGCTCGAAACCCGCCCAGATCGTCCGTCACGGTGATACCATCACCGTTGCGGCCCATGGCCGGGTGCGGAGCCTCAAGGTGCTGATGCTGGGCGAACGCCGTGGCCCCGCCAGCGAGGCGGCAACGCTATACGAGGAAATCGAGTAG
- a CDS encoding SCP2 sterol-binding domain-containing protein, with protein MSKVVEAAVAALDPKAKGFDGTAKFVIEGEGSVYIDAEGARAADDEADVTLTASRETFEGMMNGEVNPTTAFMTGKLKVDGSMGTAMKLGALLG; from the coding sequence ATGAGCAAAGTGGTCGAGGCAGCCGTTGCCGCCCTGGACCCCAAAGCCAAGGGCTTTGACGGCACGGCCAAGTTCGTGATCGAAGGCGAAGGCTCGGTCTATATCGATGCCGAAGGCGCCCGCGCTGCCGATGACGAGGCCGATGTGACCCTGACCGCCAGCCGCGAGACCTTCGAAGGCATGATGAACGGAGAGGTGAACCCCACCACCGCATTCATGACCGGCAAGCTGAAGGTTGACGGCTCTATGGGCACCGCCATGAAACTGGGCGCCCTTCTGGGTTGA
- a CDS encoding tetratricopeptide repeat protein, whose product MILTPVMVSPALAQAELPFTAPDQGEVPPPGGELPESDSPHSQDEPELEPAEPSVPSADALRREREDLDMLFAELAQPDGQTWERAESDILRIWSRSGSASMDLLYKRGEAALDAGEIDTAIGHLTALTDHAPDFAAGWHLRAVSFYLAGKFGPAIDDLAHVLAVEPRHFAALTQLGLMFEELGDDERALAAYRASLKIHPHQQDAADAVERLEDKTKGTDA is encoded by the coding sequence ATGATCCTGACGCCCGTCATGGTGAGTCCTGCGCTTGCGCAAGCGGAATTGCCCTTCACGGCCCCGGATCAGGGCGAGGTGCCCCCACCGGGAGGCGAGCTGCCCGAAAGTGATTCGCCTCACTCGCAGGACGAACCGGAACTCGAACCGGCCGAGCCCTCGGTGCCCAGTGCGGATGCCTTGCGTCGCGAACGTGAAGATCTGGACATGCTCTTTGCCGAACTCGCCCAACCGGACGGTCAGACTTGGGAACGCGCCGAAAGCGATATCCTCAGGATCTGGTCGCGTTCGGGATCTGCGAGCATGGACCTGCTTTACAAAAGGGGCGAAGCTGCGCTCGACGCGGGAGAGATCGACACCGCGATCGGCCACCTGACCGCCCTTACCGATCACGCGCCCGATTTCGCCGCCGGATGGCATCTGCGTGCAGTGTCCTTCTATCTCGCCGGGAAATTCGGACCGGCCATCGACGATCTTGCACATGTTCTGGCCGTCGAGCCTCGTCATTTCGCCGCGCTGACCCAATTGGGCCTGATGTTCGAGGAATTGGGGGATGACGAGCGCGCTCTGGCAGCGTATCGGGCAAGCCTCAAGATCCATCCGCACCAACAAGATGCTGCCGACGCGGTGGAGCGTCTCGAAGACAAGACAAAGGGCACGGACGCCTGA
- a CDS encoding helicase-related protein: MHDRSRVTAVLGPTNTGKTHYAIERMLAHRTGVIGLPLRLLAREVYDRIVKARGPSVVALVTGEERIVPDRVQYWVATTEAMPEVGADFVALDEIQLCADPERGHVFTDRLMNMRGLHETLLLGSDTMRPAIAALVPGVQFMRRERFSALSWAGSKKISRMPARSAIVCFSVDEVYATAELIRRQKGGCAVVMGALSPRTRNAQVAMYQQGEVDYLVATDAIGMGLNLDIRHVAFSATEKFDGRRYRHLFPHELGQIAGRAGRHTEPGTFGITGDAGHLDEGLIDAIENHRFQPIQRLMWRNPVLEYGTIDRLIQSLETAPQSEWLVRGREADDLRALKALSSMPEIRDRLSHPKDVRMLWDVCRIPDFRGISPAEHSTLLARIFGFLQAGSVPSDWLEGQIKRIDKVQGDIDTLSKRLAFIRTWTYVAQRSGWVSDESHWRAETRAVEDRLSDALHAALTQRFVDRRTSVLLRRLKQKESLLAEVNDKGEVTVEGEFAGRLEGFRFRADPNATGDEARMLSRAAYEALRPEFHLRADRFYNAPDTELDFTEQGGLMWGNSAVGKLVKGSESLKPAVEAFVDEEAGPEIAEKVKRRLQHFIDRKVATAFEPLIALKNDETLTGLARGFAFRLVEALGVVPRDGVATEVKELDQDSRGLLRKHGVRFGQYTIFQPALLKPAPTRLRLVLWGLEQGMGEFPESPPPGLVTIPNLPDVPKGYYTLSGYHPAGDRAIRIDMLERLADMLRSQDSRAGFEANADMLSITGMTLEQFSGLMQGLGYHAEKGERAKARAEAAPVVAEPAPEAVDHERPLTEEESVLAAETRAKWEAEQAARKAADVEAGEATAEEGADAAAEMEVFYTFTWAPRPRGNRRPDRGGERQGRPQGERGQRRERDASGDAGAGQGKPRFDGKGRGDRQERGPKGKPRHDGKGKSRHDGPKSFEARPPKAEKKIDPDSPFAILAALKNKS, encoded by the coding sequence ATGCACGACAGATCACGCGTTACGGCCGTTCTCGGCCCGACCAATACTGGCAAGACACATTACGCGATCGAGCGGATGCTGGCACATCGCACCGGGGTCATCGGGCTGCCGTTGCGATTGCTCGCGCGCGAGGTCTATGACCGCATCGTGAAGGCGCGCGGCCCCTCGGTCGTCGCTCTTGTCACGGGGGAAGAGAGGATCGTCCCCGATCGCGTCCAGTACTGGGTCGCCACGACCGAGGCCATGCCTGAGGTCGGTGCCGATTTCGTCGCCCTGGACGAGATCCAGCTCTGTGCCGATCCCGAACGCGGGCATGTCTTCACCGACAGGCTGATGAACATGCGCGGGTTGCATGAAACCCTGCTGTTGGGCAGCGACACGATGCGTCCGGCGATTGCCGCGCTGGTGCCCGGGGTGCAGTTCATGCGACGTGAGCGGTTTTCGGCGTTGAGCTGGGCGGGATCGAAGAAGATCAGCCGAATGCCGGCGCGTTCCGCCATCGTTTGCTTTTCTGTCGATGAGGTTTATGCCACGGCCGAGCTTATACGGCGACAGAAGGGCGGATGTGCCGTTGTCATGGGGGCGCTTTCGCCCCGGACGCGGAATGCCCAGGTCGCCATGTACCAGCAGGGCGAGGTGGATTACCTCGTCGCCACCGACGCCATCGGAATGGGGCTGAACCTCGACATCCGCCATGTCGCCTTCTCGGCAACCGAGAAATTCGATGGCCGCCGCTATCGCCACCTCTTCCCGCATGAACTGGGGCAGATCGCCGGGCGCGCTGGGCGGCATACCGAGCCGGGCACCTTTGGGATCACCGGAGATGCGGGCCATCTTGACGAGGGATTGATCGACGCGATCGAGAACCACCGGTTCCAGCCGATCCAGCGCCTGATGTGGCGCAACCCCGTGCTGGAATACGGCACGATCGACAGGCTGATCCAGAGCCTCGAGACAGCACCGCAATCCGAATGGCTTGTCAGGGGACGCGAAGCAGACGACCTGCGCGCGCTGAAAGCCCTGAGTTCGATGCCCGAGATTCGCGATCGCCTGTCCCATCCCAAGGACGTGCGGATGCTATGGGATGTTTGCCGAATTCCCGACTTCCGTGGGATATCTCCGGCCGAGCATTCGACCTTGCTCGCTCGGATCTTCGGGTTCCTCCAGGCGGGAAGCGTGCCCAGCGACTGGCTGGAAGGCCAGATCAAGCGGATCGACAAGGTGCAAGGTGACATCGATACCCTGTCGAAACGCTTGGCATTCATCCGCACCTGGACCTATGTCGCGCAGCGTAGTGGCTGGGTTTCGGACGAAAGCCATTGGCGCGCCGAGACGCGCGCTGTAGAAGATCGCTTGTCGGATGCGCTGCATGCCGCACTGACTCAAAGATTCGTGGACCGGCGCACGTCCGTACTATTGCGCCGGCTCAAGCAGAAGGAGAGCCTTTTGGCCGAGGTGAACGATAAGGGCGAAGTGACGGTAGAAGGCGAATTCGCCGGCCGTCTTGAAGGATTCCGCTTCCGCGCCGATCCCAACGCAACCGGGGACGAGGCGCGCATGCTGTCGCGTGCTGCCTATGAGGCACTGCGCCCCGAATTCCATCTTCGGGCCGACAGGTTCTACAACGCTCCGGATACCGAGCTGGACTTTACCGAACAGGGCGGCCTCATGTGGGGCAACTCCGCCGTCGGGAAGCTGGTCAAGGGCTCGGAGTCGTTGAAGCCTGCCGTCGAAGCGTTCGTCGACGAGGAAGCTGGTCCCGAGATTGCTGAGAAGGTCAAGCGCCGGCTGCAGCATTTCATTGATCGCAAGGTCGCGACCGCGTTCGAGCCGCTGATTGCGCTGAAGAACGATGAGACACTGACGGGCCTTGCCCGCGGCTTCGCCTTCCGCCTGGTCGAGGCGCTGGGCGTCGTGCCGCGCGATGGCGTGGCGACCGAGGTCAAGGAACTCGACCAGGATTCGCGGGGCCTGCTGCGCAAGCATGGCGTGCGCTTCGGGCAGTACACGATCTTCCAGCCCGCGCTGTTGAAACCCGCACCGACGCGCCTGCGCCTGGTGCTCTGGGGCCTGGAACAGGGCATGGGTGAATTCCCCGAAAGCCCGCCACCAGGACTGGTGACGATCCCGAACCTCCCGGATGTTCCCAAGGGTTATTACACCCTCTCGGGCTATCATCCGGCGGGCGATCGCGCGATCCGCATCGACATGCTCGAGAGATTGGCCGATATGCTTCGCAGCCAGGACAGCCGGGCAGGCTTTGAAGCAAATGCCGACATGCTTTCGATCACCGGCATGACGCTTGAGCAGTTTTCGGGCCTGATGCAGGGTCTTGGCTATCACGCCGAGAAGGGGGAGCGCGCAAAGGCCCGGGCCGAAGCGGCCCCGGTCGTTGCCGAACCTGCCCCGGAAGCCGTCGATCACGAGCGTCCGCTGACCGAAGAGGAAAGCGTTCTGGCCGCCGAGACCCGCGCCAAGTGGGAAGCCGAGCAGGCCGCCCGCAAGGCCGCGGATGTCGAGGCCGGAGAAGCCACTGCCGAGGAAGGCGCTGACGCCGCCGCCGAGATGGAAGTCTTCTACACCTTCACCTGGGCACCGCGTCCGCGGGGCAACCGTCGTCCCGACCGTGGTGGAGAACGCCAGGGCCGTCCGCAGGGTGAACGGGGACAGCGCCGTGAGCGCGATGCCTCGGGCGATGCCGGTGCCGGCCAGGGCAAGCCGCGTTTCGACGGCAAGGGCCGTGGCGATCGCCAGGAACGCGGCCCCAAGGGCAAGCCGCGTCACGATGGCAAGGGCAAGTCTCGCCATGATGGGCCCAAGAGCTTCGAAGCGCGCCCGCCAAAGGCCGAGAAGAAGATCGATCCCGACAGCCCCTTCGCGATCCTTGCGGCGCTCAAGAACAAGTCGTGA
- a CDS encoding GNAT family N-acetyltransferase, whose translation MIALEPLGRHEFDRVAHIEVTPEQQPFCGTVPGHFEMDEPGCDFHVVIRDGHAVGFFKIDREFATRFDFALSHEIGLRGMMIDRNEQGQGTGKAAILALRPYLQRLYPDASNCVLTVNIINLAARSVYLSGGFQDEGGLFHGGRIGPQHILRMNLSKTAVA comes from the coding sequence ATGATCGCGCTCGAGCCGCTCGGTCGGCATGAATTCGACCGGGTGGCACACATCGAGGTCACGCCGGAACAGCAGCCATTCTGCGGCACTGTACCCGGCCATTTCGAGATGGACGAACCGGGTTGCGACTTTCACGTCGTGATCCGGGACGGCCATGCGGTCGGTTTCTTCAAGATCGACCGCGAGTTCGCGACACGCTTCGACTTTGCGCTATCCCATGAAATCGGGCTTCGCGGGATGATGATCGACAGGAACGAACAAGGCCAGGGCACCGGCAAGGCCGCTATCCTTGCCTTGCGCCCCTATCTGCAGCGTCTCTATCCCGATGCCTCGAATTGCGTGCTGACGGTCAACATCATCAACCTTGCCGCCCGGTCCGTCTATCTTTCGGGCGGTTTCCAGGATGAGGGCGGGCTTTTCCACGGCGGCCGCATCGGTCCGCAGCACATCTTGCGGATGAACCTATCTAAAACGGCTGTCGCCTAG